The following are from one region of the Rhipicephalus microplus isolate Deutch F79 chromosome 1, USDA_Rmic, whole genome shotgun sequence genome:
- the LOC142768849 gene encoding uncharacterized protein LOC142768849, whose amino-acid sequence MNAQCFVVVATLLICALDVSQAAPFLGYSLGGLSPGVAVGSGGSSGAPVAVASSPVSIVSEAKSTNVGPVYSGPYGYVPRVAYAAPLHVVGYHAPYAPGLVHAVGLGVDRYGYGVHTVGVGYGTGYHI is encoded by the exons ATGAACGCGCAG TGCTTCGTCGTGGTCGCCACTCTCCTTATCTGTGCGCTGGACGTCTCCCAGGCGGCTCCTTTCCTGGGCTACAGCCTGGGCGGCCTCAGTCCTGGCGTCGCAGTGGGCTCCGGAGGCTCGTCGGGTGCGCCCGTAGCCGTTGCCTCTTCGCCCGTCTCCATCGTGTCCGAGGCCAAATCCACGAACGTGGGGCCCGTGTACAGCGGACCGTACGGCTACGTGCCACGCGTGGCGTACGCGGCGCCCCTGCACGTCGTCGGATACCACGCGCCATACGCTCCTGGACTGGTACACGCAGTCGGCCTCGGAGTCGACCGTTACGGATACGGCGTGCACACGGTCGGCGTAGGCTACGGCACCGGTTACCACATCTAG